The proteins below come from a single Perca flavescens isolate YP-PL-M2 chromosome 8, PFLA_1.0, whole genome shotgun sequence genomic window:
- the cart2 gene encoding cocaine- and amphetamine-regulated transcript 2 codes for MWARAVLCCALLSALCPAGRTEAERRERDVEDYNYSNSNRLLGALHEVLERLQTKRINPWEKKYGQVPSCDLGEHCAVRKGSRIGKMCDCPRGAFCNFILLKCL; via the exons ATGTGGGCGcgagctgtgctgtgctgtgcgcTGCTGTCCGCGCTGTGTCCGGCGGGGCGGACGGAAGCCGAGAGGCGCGAGAGAGACGTGGAAGACTACAACTACTCCAACTCCAACAGACTG CTCGGTGCTCTGCATGAAGTGTTGGAGAGACTACAGACAAAGAGGATTAATCCCTGGGAGAAAAAGTACGGACAAGTTCCCTCt tgcGACCTCGGGGAACACTGCGCCGTGAGGAAAGGATCTCGTATCGGGAAGATGTGCGACTGTCCTCGGGGAGCTTTCTGCAACTTCATCCTGCTGAAGTGCttatga
- the c8h15orf40 gene encoding UPF0235 protein C15orf40 homolog isoform X2 — protein MPKKQKAVKGQPAAGGAAQAEASGPVARDKSGAVTVTVHAKPGSKHSAITEVSAEAVGVAIAAPPTDGEANTELVRFLAQVLELKKSHISLDKGSRSRDKLIRVDSSLSPEEVLRRLRQAEG, from the exons atgcccaaaaaacagAAAGCG GTCAAAGGGCAGCCGGCCGCCGGCGGAGCAGCGCAGGCGGAAGCTTCTGGTCCGGTGGCTCGAGACAAAAGCGGAGCTGTCACGGTAACGGTGCACGCCAAGCCCGGCTCCAAACACAGCGCCATCACAG AGGTTTCTGCAGAGGCGGTGGGAGTCGCCATCGCGGCGCCTCCGACAGACGGAGAGGCGAACACGGAGCTCGTCCGCTTCCTGGCTCAAGTCCTGGAGCTCAAGAAAAGTCACATATCTCTTGACAAG GGCTCCAGGTCCAGAGACAAACTGATCCGAGTGGACTCTTCTCTCAGTCCGGAGGAGGTGCTGAGGAGGCTCAGACAGGCTGAAGGCTga
- the c8h15orf40 gene encoding UPF0235 protein C15orf40 homolog isoform X1 — MPKKQKAQVKGQPAAGGAAQAEASGPVARDKSGAVTVTVHAKPGSKHSAITEVSAEAVGVAIAAPPTDGEANTELVRFLAQVLELKKSHISLDKGSRSRDKLIRVDSSLSPEEVLRRLRQAEG; from the exons atgcccaaaaaacagAAAGCG CAGGTCAAAGGGCAGCCGGCCGCCGGCGGAGCAGCGCAGGCGGAAGCTTCTGGTCCGGTGGCTCGAGACAAAAGCGGAGCTGTCACGGTAACGGTGCACGCCAAGCCCGGCTCCAAACACAGCGCCATCACAG AGGTTTCTGCAGAGGCGGTGGGAGTCGCCATCGCGGCGCCTCCGACAGACGGAGAGGCGAACACGGAGCTCGTCCGCTTCCTGGCTCAAGTCCTGGAGCTCAAGAAAAGTCACATATCTCTTGACAAG GGCTCCAGGTCCAGAGACAAACTGATCCGAGTGGACTCTTCTCTCAGTCCGGAGGAGGTGCTGAGGAGGCTCAGACAGGCTGAAGGCTga